Part of the Penaeus vannamei isolate JL-2024 chromosome 17, ASM4276789v1, whole genome shotgun sequence genome is shown below.
GGttatgtaggtatataggtaATATTCGTTGATTAGTTGCAGTTTTCTAAACTAATTGTTTTGATTTTGCTATTTATATGAGAGAGTAATATTTTTTGCTTAAATTATGTAAGCCAGATCAGTGTCTCAGTTTCAGAATACCCAAAGCCTGGTCACCATTTCCTTATATGCAAATCGACATGAGAGTTCGCATTCCTGTAATCGTGTAATAAAATCCTTTGCGTTCCCTCGCAGTCCTCTCCCATCAGCAAAATGGTGAACATCCTCCTGGCAACACCTTCCCCCGGAGCGGCCGAGGCGACGCTGCATCTCTACACGCACGATTTCTTCCTCAATGACCAGAGGATCTCGTCGAAGTCCCTGGGCGCGTGGAGGAGGGGAGCTTCGGCGAGTAGAAGGGAGGGCTTCGAGTGGTTTCCGGCAAAGCTGAATGACTTTTATGGATTCAAGGTGCGTGGGTTTTGCACGGAAGACGaggaaatatgaaatgaaatgaaaaaggggaaacgTCAAACAAAAAGTGGTCTACTGAACAAATTCTTAGGAGGGTGTCGATAAGTAACATTGTTCAGTTCAGATATGATGTAAATTAAACAGTATCGTCAGTATTTCCCGATCTAGGCGAGAAACGGTCATCCTTGCCTTGGAGGTTATAAAATATCGAATATATGTTTGGTTAGTAGGCATGATAacaattagcaatgataataataatggtgatgatgtatatcatgatgataataataattataataaagatggtaatgataatgataataaagatggtaatgataatgataatgatagcaatgataataataataaagaggataatgatggtaaagatgaagataatgatggcaatgataatgataataataatcgtaatgacaataatgagaatgaaaatgaaaacaaactaaACGGACGAACCGCCCTCGGCACAGCTCCGCGCAACGACCTTCAACCACCCGCCGGTGTCCATCTTCGAACCCCTGCCCGACGGGACCTACAGATACGACGGTCTCGAGGTCCGCCTCTTGATGACCCTCGCCTCCGCCCTCAACTTCACGGTGGAGATCTCAATGCCACGCGACGGGGAGAAGTGGGGTGCCAAGCTGCCCAATGGCTCTTGGTCGGGTGggtaagggggcggggaggggggggtggagctggatggaaagggggggtgagggaaatcgATGTTGAagtagagaaatggaggagaaccATTGTTTCTCTTTACAGTGTGAGTGTTGACTGTTCTATCATGTGAGAAAAGGATAGGGATTGTGATTTTCTTGGTATTTCACGAGTATGTTTACTGGAttagaaggaaatgagaggaacTGTGTCCATAATGATGCACCTTCCTAACTATATGGCGAAGGATGAATGTTCGATCTACAGACCTCGCAGGATATCTGATAATCAGTGAGCCTTTCACATGATCTCTGGCTCATAGTCattcataacaaacaaacaaaacaaatgaattatacatattcaatatcacagaaataagaacaagaaaatagaacTTACGTCTACGTCACCAGGAGCGGTCGGGGAGACGGTGCGACGAGAGACAGACGTATCTTTTGCGAACTACTTCATCACAGCCGACCGCCTCAGGATAATGGACATGACGCGCCCTTACTACATCGATTACACTTGCTTCATCACGCCCACGCCCCAGCCTTTGCCACAACACACGGCTGTGGCGTGGCCATTACAGGTAGGTATGGGAAAGGGGCGGTGGATTCAAATTTCAAATCATGACCCTCATACGTGGGCACCAGTCAGCAAAATCAGTCCTCAAAATTATTTTTTACTCTACCCGAATATATTTTCTCTGTCCGGGTAATTTAATAGGAATACTCTAAAGATCTAAACGTAAAATGGAAGAATTTTGTGACATTTTATCGTCTGAACGAAATTTTGCCCTCTGAATTTCAATTGAGAAAGCATTACTCTGCAATATTTTCATCCAGAGCATTTTATTAACGAATACATAAAATCAGACATTCCATGGAAAGTAAACATAAGGAGAAAGTCCACGCACCACGCCATGCCATGTGAGCAGTCTCTGTCCCTCCTCAGACGTGGGTTTGGGCGGCCGTGGCGGTGACCCTGGTCGTGGTGCCCCTTGTCGTGCGACTGGCAGCCATCGTGGAACCTCAACTCTGGTTCTCAAACTTGTACAATGCCTACTGGTATGTGGTGGGCATATTTCTGACTCGCTCACAGCCTGTACAGCTGGTCCCCTCCACCTGGGGTCTGAGGCTGGTGGTTCTGACCAGCTGGCTTGCGGTCACCATCATCTCAGCTGGATACAAGTCCTCAGTCATCGCGTTCCTGCTCGTGCCGCTGCCCGCCCAGCCGGTCAACACGCTCGAACAGCTGCTGAAGTCTGGCCTGCGTTGGGGCGTCCGAGACCGAGGGGGCTGGGACGAGTGGTTCAGGTAACAGGAGGATGTGTACGTGGAGAGATGTGATATAAAAGCAGAGGATGTCTGTTTTTTCACAGAATTAgataaatttaaatttaaaaaaacgacTACTAAAATCTTCTTATCGAATAATGATGCATGCGGTTTGACCTTAAGCCAAGCAGTACCACTGAAGTTTAGAGGTCCCACTTACCCCACCCGGCAGCAACTCCCTCGACCCGACTTCGCGCAAGATCGCTGAAGGATTCGAGTTCGTGAACGGCATCGACAGCGGAATCAGTCGGGTTCTCGAGGGCGACTTTGCCTTCATGAACTCCGGCACTTTCCTGCGCTACCTCGTCGCCAGCAACTTCACCAACGCCTACGGCCAGACGGAGCTCCACATCGCCAAGGAGTGCTTCGTCCCCTTCAGGTAAGCATCGCGTCGGGGATTCGGACCGTTCGAGTCTTTGGCCTCGCTCGCTGCAGGCGCCGAGGAGGCTTCGAGGCGTTGCTATTacagtatttgtttgtttcttttttgtttacatgACACAGACGCGCCAAAGACATTTGTGTCGTATTTTTTGTCGTGAAGCTGATAAAGCCACACGCAAGGCTGCTCAACTCAGGCttgttatatgtataatatatatggtatatatatatgatatatatataatatatataatatatatatatattatatatatacatatatatatattatattatatatatatatatatatttatatataatatatatgtgtgtgtgtgtgtgtgtgtgtatgtatgtatgtatgtatgtatatatatatatatatatatatatatatatatatatatttcatttatatatgttgcatataggAGGCATAATTACCTCGcttttcataataatcataccTATTTTCATAACAATTTCCCTTGTCTTTCGACGCACTTACTGCCGCTTCCAGGATCGGCCTTGGAATGCCCCGCTTCTCAGTGTACACACAGCGGTTCAACGAGGTGGTCGGCCGCGTAGTGGAAGCGGGAATGGTCTCACGTTGGTTCCAGAACCTCTTGACGAAGGTTTAGATTCGGTTTTGTTTCGTCGGAGGATATTATacaggccctatcacactagcactttttccgtcaatttctggggttcggtctgaatttgaggctttccgtaaggatcgtctacaaacggaacgccctCCAGACCAAGACggtacgaccgtttccgtctgactaatttccgtgttgatcttgtgctattaataaattagataggatgagtgaatgtaaacataagataatattttagaacattcgtatatacgatatacatcatcatatttctttaaaataacgtaatatgtatgagaatattcgtgtgattcccgggacctcactccgatagcacCATGTTTGTTTACGTGattttcattcggaaacgcaaaaaaatgacggaaaaaacacttgtgtgatagggccttaagtgCTATAATACATGGTATAGAAACTGAGATAAGAGCGAGTGTTATGTGTGCAACGCATGGTAGCCGCAAAGTTCGAAGACCGaaatttcatcttcctttctaggcagaagagaagcaaagaggaaagaataaggggaggcaggtggaggagggaggggggtccagTTCTGCCACGAAGACTCTTGGGCTCTACCACTTGcaggttcgtctctctctctctctctctctctctctctctctctctctctctctctctctctctctctctctctctctctctctctctctcgttatctcgatgactctccctccctccctctctctctctctctctctctctctctctctctctctctctctctctctctctctctctctctcgctcgccctctctctctctctctcgctcgctcactcgccctctctctctctcgctctctctctctctctctctctctctctctctctctctctctctctagttttctgtctgtctgtctggttatgtatatctatctatccatctctctctctctcttctctctctctctcctctctctctctctctctctctctctctctctctcttctctctctctctctctctctctctctctctctctctctctctctctctctctctctctctctctctctctctctctctctctctctctctctctctctctctctctctctctctctgtctgtctgtctgtctctctctctctctctctctctctctctctctctctctctctctctctctctctctctctctctctctctctctctctctctctcgatataaaAAATGCTTTAAATTTTCCGGATAAggtaaaagcaaaacagaaaaataacagaacTTTGGCAAAAATGACAACTTTtactaaaaaaacaaataatagtgataaggataataacaaagatgatagtaaatgataatgatgactatgataatagtaatgataatgataccaatgataaaggTTAttactttttgtctctctctaggGAACTTTCGCTCTCCTGGGACTTGGGTGGTTGCTGGCGGGGGCGGCCTTCCTCATGGAGAGAGCTGCATCGAAGAGgtaggggtctctctctcttcctctctctctcacatccttttgagatgtaaccttttgtctcaataaactctctctctctctctctctctctctctctctctctctctctctctctctctctctctctctctctctctctctttctctttctctttctctctctctctctctctctctctctctctctttctctttctctctttctctctctctctctctctctctttctctttgtctttctctttctctttctctctctctctctttctctccctctctctccctctcaatctattTTGTGAGGTGAATACTGTCAATTGCAATGAGTACATTAATATCCATAAATTCAACAAACAAAAGTATTCATACAACCTGCCGCCCACAGCTGCACTCGGGGAACTCGCCATCAGGAAACAGGTGACGTGACCAAGACTCAAACTCTAAAGGATTTAAAGTAATGGATTTGTAAACAAGTAAAATGAATGGTGTATTCGTGTGCATGACGGGAAGGTGTGAGGGAGTGTATGTGCCTAttcatgcctgtatgtgtgtgtgtgattttatgtgtatGCTCGTGATGAATgtgttaaaaatagataaagagagagtaagcggagagacagagacaaaaaaaagaagaaagaaaggaatgaaagactTGAATTATATAATAAgattagaagcactcagagaccgcatacctccgccaaggcaatagggtcactgatgcaataaaaaatactcacacttcaagaattacattaaaatcaccttcttAAGTACATTTTTGCCGTCCATatacataacctctttggcggaggcgAGATGATAGGGGTAACTGTtacaatcataagaaaaatgataaaagtagatTAATAACATTTGAGCTATCCGGCTAACTAACGGACATACGAttaaactaactaactaaccaaagtGACTAAAAAATAACTTTGGCGAAGGTAAACTTATTGATACATTTTCTGCAAGTCTGGACAGGAAGTCTGAGTGTGAATCAATGCACACATCTATGCTATGtcgatatattataatatttgtgTATGCACTACATCGAGCCATTATGTATCACTGATATATGGGTTATATAAACCTTTATGAAATCTAGGAAATAAATAACACGctgatttctttttcattactccTAATTGAATGAGCAAATAAAAATGCCTTGTCATTGTCAAAAAAAGGGAAGACATGGTCTCAAATTACTGTGTTTGGAATATTCACAACTTACACGTTTatggaaatgtgtatacacacacacacacacacacacacacacacacacacacacacacacacatatatatatatatatatatatatatatatatatatatatatatatatatatatatatatatatatgtgtgtgtgtgtgtgtgtgtgtgtgtgtgcattatatatataaatttatatatgtatatatatatatatatatatatatatatatatataaaaattcatatacatatatatatgtatatatagatagatatagatacatagatagatagatagatagatagatagatagatagatagatatagatagatagatagatataattatatacatacacatatttaaacatatatacatacatgcatgcatgcataaatatatatacatatatatatatatatatatttatttatttatatgtatgtatgtatgtatgtattcatatatgtgtgtgtgtgcgcttacatacatacatacatatattgcatatacatgtatacatatgtatacatgtataagcagGTACATGTGCATAAATCTACTTTGCATAATTCTGCTTTAAAGGTTGAAATTAAAGTCCGAAACGTATAATGTTATATTAAATAACATACGTTATTTATCCCCAAAAAAACGAACCCCTTTCTTGGTAACCATAGAAAACGTATGTACTTTAAGGgaaacattttctttattatcttatttctcaATTACCAATTCTTATTAACTGATGTCTGAAATGTATATGGGGTATGAAAATAGAGTATAATGTATTAACCGTTAGAAatgcatataatgcatataatatatatatatatatatatatatatatatatatatatatatatatatatatatatatatatatatatatatatatatatatatatatatatattatatatatatatatatagtatatatatatatatatatatatacatatatacacacacatatatatgtatatgtatatatatatatatatatatatatatatatatatatatatatatatatgtgtgtgtgtgtgtgtgtgtgtgtgtgtgtgtgtgtgtgtgtgtgtgtgtgtgtgtgtgtgtgtgtatatatatatatatatatatatatatatatatatatatatatatatatatatatatatatatatatatatatatatatatctgtttgtgtgtgtatgtatacaattgATTTCCATTATGGATCTTGACTGATTTTACAGCAATACGACATAGACATTGGATAAATAATACAAAACGGATCCACTGGCTCTTGCTCTCTTTGCCTTAAAATCTTCCCCATCTTTAGGAATTCAGAGCTTTAATAgacttttcatgataataatagtaacgtgaTGATTCGATGGTCATAGATTTCAGTTAGATATGAAACAGATTTTCGAGTGATTTGTATTACTCCTCGTGCGGTATGGTGACTACAGGATTCCTGACTCAACGATCCCCACCCGCATTCCCGGATGTTGTTTGATATTCCCCCTTGGCGTCTTCCTGTCTGCAAGGTCCGCTGAATTCCAAGCATCTCAGTAATTCTGCCAAACAGACGAATGCTAAGAAGGAATTTTAGGAGAGATTTGACTGTTAGAGGACTTAAAACGATATCATAGGTGACTGGCGTATAGATGTCACTCGTGATGTAcgaaactaaacacacacacccgatgactttgacaagtttattgagacaaaaggttacatctcaaaaggatgtggtaacgtaggttatcctcacccttatatTGATAAGTCGCTGTGTGGGCTCAcagttttatacaaaaaataagtgTATTAtcagataaaaacataaaatacaaaaatacaaatattcagtGTTAATGGTCAACAAAAGAGAAAGTTCGTACGCACACTCACAGATGGGCTGTAGGGTACCGTCGGCGACTCGTGTGTATAGTTGTTTATTTGCGAAGGACAGATCCTCAGGTCATCCCCacgttatctatacatataggcatacgaGGAGAGAGTAAACGAACTGTTCTTTGTTGTACATATTTTTGTGATATCCGCTGTCTCTGAAGTTTAAACAATAATGTTCTGAGGCTCCACTATGCTTTACCGTGTCCTTACATTTTCCCAGCATATCTTGAATGTTTGCCCACTCGTTTTGCACAAGTCCCATTGATTCAAGAGCTTTTCTTTTTCGTGATCGTTGTACTCCAGCAGGACGGACCTGAAAGCCGCAGAGGTTGTTCCTCTCACTACATTCGCTGTTATTTTTCTTGCCTTTGCTTTAATAACTATCTCACTTTCTGAAACTTGCTCCTTTGTAGAAATACATGTTTGTTTCATTTCTGTCTTTAGTCGGAGTTTCTTTtgttgcctcctccccctctttctgttgttgtttttccgttTCTTCGCTGGGAACTGATATAAAACAAGTGAGGTATGCATGTTGGTGTGTGGATGCATGAGTTGTGATTGTTGGTGTAGGTAAATGAGTTATGTTGGCGTAGATGATACAATTGTACATAACTGTGAATGAGTCATATGTTACGGCACGAGCTAATAAGTTCTGTATGTTGCAATGAGTAGGCTGTGTATACTGGTGCGAATAACGTATGCTTCTGTGAATGAGTAAGCTGCATATGCTGGTGTGAGTTATAATTTCTTGGTGCAAGAAATTATGCCAGTCTGAGAGTGAATGAACTCTGATGTTGGTACAAGTGGATTGCGTTTGATATCGGTGTTCTAAGTCAATTAATTGTGGATAACTTCACGGTTTAATTAAATTCTAAACACTCAATACTTGTGATCAGATACACCGCCCCAATTACAGTGGCCATTTTTAATCTTGATGATGATCTGGTTAAGGAGAGAAGATACAGTGTAAGActatagtttattattatgaaAGGAGTTTTAGCAATGTCCTCTCAATTTCTTTTCAGTCGCTGTGGTAGAGATGGGCTAGGGTCTGTAGCATTAGGTGAGGCAATGGGTTAAACTTTTATTCTCTTGATTGTCTTAAAAGGATGTACTGTCCTATTTTTGTCAGTGGCAAACGAAAACATACAAGGGGTACCACGGCCGTAAACTAATAACTTGTGTATAGTACATGTAGTATTTTTGTAGATTTTTCCTATTAGCTGTAGTATTTCTTTCAACAGTGTTTGTACCGGGACTTActatcatgtatgtatttatttaggtTGATATTACGATTAGGTtgatattacgattattattattattattattattactattattattattattattattattattattattattatcattattattattattatcattattattattattattattattattatcattatttttttatgattataggtATTCTTTGGTtgatattacgattatcattattattattattattcattattatcatcattagtagtagtagtagtaatattattattgttatcattattatcattattctcatagttattttttatatcatcattattattacaatcattattactaccattatcattattattacctttattattattatcattattattttctgaattattattatcatcattattattattactattatcattatcatcattattattattactattattatcatcatcattattattattattactatcattattatcatcactatcattattatcatcactatcatcattatcatcattaatattgttattatcatcattattgttataatgattgattttgctatcattatcatgattgttaatgttattatcatcattataatcatcaccatcatcgtcattattatcattatcattatcatcataatcatcattatcatcattatcgatgttgttattattattgctattagcagtagtagtagtagtagtatcattttcatatcgttgttattattattatcattattattattatcattattgccaatgttattgttattatcattattgttattatcatcattatcattattaccaatattatagtGATatccattatcaatataattatgatagttgtttttaatattgtgtatacgtgtaggtgtgtatgtgtacgtgtgttaggCATGTGGGTAGTGGCACTGGGTAGTGTTCACATTcccgtgtgcgtatgtacgtgtatttgtgcgtgtgtgtgtttttctataatataacagtgataaagGTGTTGAAAATCTAAGATCACCAAGACAAGAAATAATAACGAAAGGATTCTTAACACAATCATTTAACCCGGAGATAAACCTTTTCTTAAGGAAAGATGCCAGAGGTATgataacaagatttttttttcaatcgacAAAACGTATCTGAAAACACtcattataaaagaaaacaatatataatggtatatatatatgtagattctttcccctcttcctttcgtcGTCTcggaaaatatgaaatgaaacgaatgaataaaaatatagaatatatctcTCGTTGTCAACCGCACCACCATAACTTAGGTTCAGGGCGAATGACGACCAGAGCGCAGTGTCACCGTGACAACCTACGATGGCGCATACGAAGGCAagtcattttctgtttattcggaaatgtctttcgatttttttttcttttgaaaaggTTATTAGGAAATGCACGTTTTGGAATTCTCGATTTCATCttgaattatctttttttgtttgtttgatcctctataattgtttacattttctcatttgatttttacacatacatttgtaagGAGAAcgtgcgtatatatgaatatatacacatgaataaacacacacacacacacacacacacacaaacacacacacacatacacacacacacacacatacacacacacacaaacacacacacacatacacacacacacacacatacacacacatatatatacatatatatacatatatttatatatatatatatatatatatatatatatatatatatatatatatacatatatgtacatatatatatacatatatatacatatacatatatatgcatatatatatacatatgcatgtatgtatatgtacacacacacacacacacacacacacacacacacacacacacacacatatatatatatatatatatatatatatatgtatacatatatatatatatatatatatataaaaatatatatatacatatatatatatatatatatatatatatatacatgtatacatacatatatatatatatatatatatatatgtatatatatatatgtttatatatatatatatatatacatatatatatacatatatatatacatatatatatacatatatatatatatatatatatacatatatacacatatatttgtgtgtgtgtgtttgtgtttactgcACATGTATactcatttacacatatacacatgcagctATTGGACCGAAAAGACCGATATTTTCTTCGTCACTTCTAACTCGACCATTTGTCTCCATGACCACGCCAGACATCCAGTCTCGACAGCGGTCACACAGCGTCCGTtttagaaggagaggaatggacaACTTTAAGTAAGGATTTCCCGAGTTATCATGGAGGCTTAGTTCGCCTTTCTCCCGGTAGATGGCTCTATCCTGCGCGCTACTGTGACCTGGCAAATAAGCTTTATAATTTTAAGGTAAAGTGCTgtggtatttttttcgttttggttGTCAGATTTTCACCTGTCAGTTtttaggatctctctctctctcaatctctctctctctctatctatctatctatctatctgtctgtctgtctatctatttatcgatctatctatctatctctatctctctctttgtctttctttgtctctctcagtttctttttctttctctgtctctgtgtggttgtctatttttatctctctcactatctatcaatctatctatctctatctctctttctctctatctttctcttcctctctctttatatctctttctctctctctctctctctctctctctctctctctctctctctctctctctctctctctcactcactcactcactcactcactcactcactcactcactctctctctctctctctctccctctctctctctctctctgcctccctccctccctccctctccccctccctctctctctccctctctccctccctccctccctcctctccctccctccctccttccctcctccctctccctccctctccctccctctccctccctccccctccctccccctccctctccctccctctctccctcgctccctctctccctctctctctatctctctctctcttactatttc
Proteins encoded:
- the LOC113804616 gene encoding ionotropic receptor 21a-like, producing the protein MNKEIGKTRFANTEKKLNTKDKVQQSDLNKWSAQHNRCSADDSGRRKSGERHKYIGRRRHQPPLHSADDDQRRASRLFFVCLLVVLVQLLPRPGEHPLRVLAVLASSSSDLRGQGARARGGRGRGRARNVPEAAEGEEGMWVYASSIDLKITIILNTDHIERPAFSSQEAEEYTTQTDAFEATEFHEEAASFLVAVSASLQQCALAITADEASLPLVDLFLQRSQSFPVTLFTLSGDKTGNGFGEDIYHIACPPLQAPYSMIGRETCTHYVFLVKNAKALLRLLEGIFEEDLNLSAKFVLITKLRKNEVLGFLKSSPISKMVNILLATPSPGAAEATLHLYTHDFFLNDQRISSKSLGAWRRGASASRREGFEWFPAKLNDFYGFKLRATTFNHPPVSIFEPLPDGTYRYDGLEVRLLMTLASALNFTVEISMPRDGEKWGAKLPNGSWSGAVGETVRRETDVSFANYFITADRLRIMDMTRPYYIDYTCFITPTPQPLPQHTAVAWPLQTWVWAAVAVTLVVVPLVVRLAAIVEPQLWFSNLYNAYWYVVGIFLTRSQPVQLVPSTWGLRLVVLTSWLAVTIISAGYKSSVIAFLLVPLPAQPVNTLEQLLKSGLRWGVRDRGGWDEWFSNSLDPTSRKIAEGFEFVNGIDSGISRVLEGDFAFMNSGTFLRYLVASNFTNAYGQTELHIAKECFVPFRIGLGMPRFSVYTQRFNEVVGRVVEAGMVSRWFQNLLTKV